One window of the Cryptococcus neoformans var. grubii H99 chromosome 12, complete sequence genome contains the following:
- a CDS encoding amidase — protein sequence MVHKTTVRVAQLKQEERERLVSEMESLLGLQSEHPEDEQYISPRPEEIVGNLKSHKKGWTAERVMIAFIRAACAAQRKTNCLTEVLFREALDEAKRLDKEFFETGKAEGAFWGLPSSFKDTFNIKGVDSSIGVSPHCFQPTEDSNQEGALVKLFRAAGGIPLCKTNIPQTLLSFECKNPIFGRATNPTAADRTCGGSSGGEGAIVALKGTPMGWGSDIGGSLRIPAHYCGIYTLKPVMGRWPSSGGRASVKGFEGIKAVVGPMARSVDDLIFASRTMLTLAQQSSVSLNGEQLLPIPWREVEIPKKLRVGYFTDDHAIKASPACVRAVLESVQVLEKAGHEVIEFDPPDVPEALKIFAGLTSSDGYKTLLGNLGCDPMETSMRLTTLGAKYPRWLHRILTWLIAKFTGDHLYAEVFASSRFKTVTEYWQYVHKRNVYASHFRNLAWEQNKFDMIVCPVQAVPALKHDETEWLSPLCIGTVLFNVVDSTVGVLPVTHVDRDLDVLPADYLEDSKGSKLLEKRMYIGKPGKEDPTYDAEKMHGLPVGVQVVGKAWEEEKVLEMMKVLDRLIGYEP from the exons ATGGTACATAAAACTACAGTCCGGGTCGCGCAATTGaagcaggaggagagagagagactGGTGAGCGAGATGGAAAGCTTGCTGGGACTACAGAGCGAGCATCCGGAGGACGAGCAATACATCAGCCCAAG GCCTGAGGAGATTGTGGGTAACCTGAAAAGTCACAAAAAGGGCTGGACTGCAGAACGTGTGATGATTGCTTTT ATAAGAGCTGCATGTGCTGCTCAAAGGAAAACAAATTGCCTGACGGAAG TATTGTTTCGTGAAGCACTCGACGAGGCCAAGCGGCTTGATAAAGAGTTCTTCGAGACTGGAAAGGCCGAAGGAGCTTTCTGGGGATTGCCATCAAGCTTCAAGG ACACATTCAACATCAAAGGCGTAGATAGCTCCATTGGTGTTTCTCC CCATTGCTTCCAACCTACCGAGGATTCCAACCAGGAGGGAGCT CTTGTCAAACTCTTCCGAGCCGCCGGAGGCATCCCTTTGTGCAAAACCAATATTCCTCAGACTCTCCTTTCGTTCGAATGCAAGAATCCAATATTCGGCAGAGCGACCAATCCTACAGCAGCGGATAGGACTTGCGGTGGTAGTTCTGGTGGTGAAGGCGCAATTGTTGCGTTGAAAGGTACGCCAATGGGCTGGGGATCTGATA TCGGAGGCTCGTTGAGGATCCCAGCTCATTATTGCGGTATTTATACTCTCAAGCCTGTCATGGGAAGATGGCCTTCCAGTGGGGGCAGAGCAAGTGTCAAAGGTTTTGAAGGCATCAAG GCTGTGGTAGGACCAATGGCAAGGAGCGTCGACGATTTAATCTTCGCCAGCCGCACCATGCTCACCCTCGCCCAACAGTCTTCAGTCAGCTTGAACGGCGAGCAGTTGTTGCCGATCCCGTGGAGGGAGGTAGAGATACCAAAGAAATTGAGAGTGGGATATTTCACGGACGACCATGCCATCAAG GCTAGTCCGGCGTGTGTAAGAGCGGTGCTGGAGTCCGTCCAGGTGTTGGAAAAGGCAGGACATGAAGTCATAGAATTCGATCCTCCAGATG TACCAGAAGCTCTAAAG ATCTTTGCCGGGTTAACTTCTTCAGATGGGTATAAGACTCTCCTGGGCAACCTCGGATGCGATCCTATGGAAACTTCTATGCGTTTG ACGACACTAGGTGCCAAGTATCCCAGATGGCTCCATCGAATTCTTACATGGTTGATCGCTAAATTTACAGGGGATCATCTCTATGCAGAAGTCTTTG CGAGCTCGAGATTTAAAACTGTGACAGAATACTGGCAGTACGTCCATAAGAGGAATGTCTACGCCAGCCATTTCCGAAATCTG GCGTGGGAGCAAAACAAGTTTGACATGATTGTATGCCCTGTTCAAGCAGTACCTGCTTTGAAGCACGATGAAACAGAATGGCTGTCTCCCCTGTG TATCGGCACCGTCCTCTTCAACGTCGTCGATTCTACTGTCGGTGTCCTTCCTGTCACCCATGTCGACCGGGATCTTGATGTTCTCCCTGCCGATTACCTCGAAGACAGCAAGGGATCCAAATTGCTAGAAAAGAGAATGTACATCGGTAAACcagggaaagaagacccAACTTATGATGCGGAAAAGATGCACGGTTTGCCTGTGGGTGTACAGGTCGTTGGGAAAgcgtgggaagaagagaaggtgctggagatgatgaaggttTTGGACCGTCTGATTGGGTATGAACCGTAG
- a CDS encoding allergen, which yields MSTVTQGVKDFFKSTSKPDSTEVCTETAPEVVQEHIRPQEHTETAEAIDRERHIHHHQHRIQPIEHKQALDAKHVHVTAPAVVREHKEEMLPEHQETLQKQRTLHSDQQTTGEVEKSRANIGTHVNQHEHHHIHETIQPVIQRETVQPTVVHHTAAIHEKVHDAPIVHEVTTLPTIGHNEFLKMKEGLKSATHTDKGHQHQYYEGAPRVGSQQTSATNAGSTTNAGSTTNAASNKEVPTA from the exons ATGTCTACTGTTACTCAAGGTGTTAAGGACTTCTTCAAGAGTACCTCCAAGCCAGACTCCACCGAG GTCTGCACTGAGACTGCCCCCGAGGTCGTCCAGGAGCACATCAGGCCCCAAGAGCACACAGAAACTGCTGAGGCCATCGACCGAGAAAGGCAtatccaccatcaccag CACCGAATTCAACCCATAGAGCACAAGCAAGCTCTCGACGCCAAGCATGTTCACGTCACTGCCCCTGCCGTCGTCCGTGAACacaaggaggagatgcTTCCCGAACATCAGGAGACCCTCCAAAAGCAAAGGACATTGCACAGCGACCAACAGACCACTGGCGAGGTCGAAAAGTCTCGTGCTAATATCGGAACTCATGTCAACCAACATGAGCACCATCACATTCACGAAACCA TCCAACCCGTCATTCAGAGGGAGACCGTCCAGCCTACCGTTGTCCATCACACGGCTGCAATCCACGAAAAGGTTCATGATGCACCCATTGTTCACGAGGTCACCACTTTACCTACTATCGGCCACAACGAGTttctgaagatgaaggagggccTCAAGAGTGCCACCCACACCGACAAGGGACACCAACACCAATACT ATGAGGGTGCTCCTAGAGTTGGCAGCCAACAAACTTCCGCTACAAATGCCGGTTCCACTACCAATGCTGGTTCCACTACCAATGCCGCTTCCAACAAGGAAGTTCCTACTGCCTAG
- a CDS encoding protein phosphatase 2 (formerly 2A), regulatory subunit A, translating into MSDPNSDLYPIHLLMDELKSEDVVLRLSSIRRLSTIALALGPSRTREELIPFIQYQLDDEDEVLLVLAEELGNFVEYVGGKEYAHVILGPLENLTAVEETLVREKAAESISKISVLLSAQDLEQYFLPIVKRLSTGEWFTSRTSACALFAAPYPNASLSSQEEMRKLFGALCHDDTPMVRRAAAKALGPLAKVVSETSGQHDIIVSELIPMYRKLAGDDQDSVRLLTIPDLIALAVALSDEETKTNLLEPMRASIADKSWRVRYMVANEFVGLAESAGESIIREELVGAFVGLLKDNEAEVRTAASGQVPGFAKLVDKEVILARLLPCVRDLATDSSQHVRAALAMEISGLAPLLGKDATIEHLLPLFLQLLKDEFSDVRLNLIGKLDMVNEVIGIDRLSQALLPAIMTLAEDKQWRVRQAIIEYIPLLAQQLGVEFFDDKLGTLCMSWLGDTVFSIREAATINLKKLTDVFGVEWAKTTIIPKVLEMGNHQNYLYRMTTIFAITTMAPSLNTAIIRDTVLDAALNLANDAIPNIRFNVAKCLETLASVLAQTPEGQELVHRRVVPALRKLQEDQDADVRYFATKAYERTTGDDVRGAEPMILS; encoded by the exons ATGTCAGACCCGAACTCGGACCTCTATCCTATCCACCTCCTTATGGATGAGCTCAAGTCTGAGGATGTCGTCCTTCGTCTTTCATCTATCAGACGTCTCTCTACAATCGCCCTCGCTCTCGGCCCTTCCCGTACGCGCGAAGAACTCATCCCCTTTATTCAGTACCAGCtcgatgacgaggacgaagTTTTGTTAGTGCTTGCGGAGGAACTCGGCAACTTCGTAGAGTATGTTGGCGGCAAGGAGTATGCCCATGTCATCTTGGGACCTTTGGAAAACTTGACTGCTGTGGAGGAAACTTTGGTTAGGGAGAAG GCCGCGGAGAGCATTTCCAAGATTTCAGTGTTGCTTTCTGCTCAAGATCTCGAACAATATTTCCTTCCTATCGTCAAGCGACTTTCTACAGGAGAGTGGTTTACCAGCCGAACCTCTGCTTGCGCTTTGTTCGCCGCACCTTACCCTAATGCTAGCTTGTCTTCTCaagaggaaatgaggaagcTTTTTGGCGCGCTTTGTCACGACGATACTCCTATGGTTCGGAGAGCTGCTGCGAAGGCCCTTGGC CCTCTCGCCAAAGTCGTCTCTGAGACTTCTGGCCAACACGACATCATCGTATCCGAACTCATCCCGATGTATCGTAAACTCGCCGGTGACGATCAAGATTCCGTTCGTCTCCTCACGATTCCCGACCTCATTGCCCTTGCTGTTGCTCTTTCCGACGAAGAGACCAAGACCAACTTACTCGAACCCATGCGTGCCAGCATCGCTGACAAGTCTTGGAGGGTGAGATACATGGTTGCCAACGAGTTTGTTGGGCTTGCGGAGAGCGCAGGGGAAAGTATTATCAGAGAGGAGCTCGTTGGTGCATTTGTTGGCTTGTTGAAGGATAACGAGGCAGAAGTCAGGACTGCTGCGTCAGGTCAGGTACCTG GTTTTGCCAAGCTTGTCGACAAGGAAGTCATCCTCGCCCGACTCTTGCCTTGCGTTCGAGACCTGGCCACTGACTCATCTCAGCACGTTCGTGCCGCTCTCGCTATGGAGATTTCTGGGCTTGCACCCTTGCTTGGCAAGGACGCTACCATTGAGCATTTGCTCCCATTGTTCTTACAACTCCTCAAGGATGAATTTAGCGATGTCCGATTGAATTTGATCGGCAAGCTTGACATGGTTAATGAAGTTATTGGTATCGATCGTCTCTCTCAAGCGCTCCTTCCCGCCATCATGACTCTTGCCGAGGACAAGCAATGGCGAGTCCGTCAAGCTATCATCGAGTAcatccctcttctcgctcaACAGCTCGGCGTCGAATTCTTTGACGACAAGCTCGGGACTCTCTGCATGTCTTGGCTGGGCGATACCGTGTTTTCTATTCGAGAAGCGGCTACGATTAATCTCAAAAAGTTGACAGATGTCTTTGGCGTCGAGTGGGCAAAGACTACCATTATACCAAAagttttggagatgggCAACCATCAAAACTACTTGTACAGGATGACCACTATCTTTGCCATCACC ACAATGGCACCTTCGCTCAACACCGCCATCATTCGTGACACCGTTCTCGACGCTGCGCTCAACCTCGCCAACGATGCCATTCCCAACATCCGTTTCAACGTCGCAAAGTGCCTCGAGACTCTCGCTTCTGTCCTCGCTCAGACACCGGAAGGGCAGGAGTTGGTTCACAGGCGGGTTGTGCCCGCATTGAGAAAATTGCAAGAGGATCAAGATGCGGATGTGCGGTATTTCGCTACAAAAGCGTATGAGAGGACGACAGGGGATGATGTCAGGGGGGCTGAGCCTATGA TCCTGTCATAA
- a CDS encoding amyloid beta protein binding protein 1 translates to MPSSPSALERRPTKITKMDDSMDVADAVTGTASVPSYRPDAKARRYDRQLRLWASAGQRSLEQARVLLVECDAAGSQSLKNLVLPGISQFTILSSKTTTAQDVATNFFLHPDSIGLNIAQESVKYLKELNPAVKGEARMEDPAIIIKTDPQFFLSFTLIILSNVEPSLENQIAEILWEASSSVGGPDIPLIAIRNSGFISRVQIQLREHTVIDSHPDSTHTLRIDQPFPALEQHARSLDLPHMDSMEHSHIPWVILLVRAASLWKESHGGKLPETSEEKAEFKEKLKAEKIKGDEENYDEALAQAYRVWIKSEVPWEIKCLLDDETVKNISTNSKNLHILLHTLSQYIIPAPHLPPTSPSLPDMHSSTAHYVALQNMYKAQYQADLKQFRSLLSEVLQNVGLPTDTVPDEELEGFVKNVGGVGIIKGTPLSDSKNIRRLLSTELENFDEGIDSATCLSMYLALLASEIFFESEKRWPGANSLDNLAADNEKVQQILLDLFPIFNEGLPEVLEQSVEEVIRGGFATIPTTAAFVGGIVAQEAIKLVTNQYTPLDNTVVLNLIKSESFKFKF, encoded by the exons AtgccctcttccccttccgcTCTTGAAAGACGTCCAACTAAGATTAcaaagatggatgattCTATGGATGTCGCGGATGCCGTTACTGGGACTGCTTCTGTGCCTTC GTATCGACCAGACGCAAAGGCTAGACGCTACGACCGACAACTTCG GCTCTGGGCTTCTGCAGGGCAAAGATCTTTAGAACAAGCTCGAGTACTTTTGGTTGAGTGTGATGCTGCTGGCTCTCAATCTCTAAAGAATCTCGTTCTTCCTG GCATCTCACAATTCACCATTTTATCCTCCAAGACAACTACTGCTCAAGACGTTGCAaccaacttcttcttgcatCCAGACTCGATCGGGTTGAACATCGCCCAAGAGAGCGTGAA GTACCTGAAGGAGCTCAATCCTGCCGTCAAAGGTGAAGCTCGTATGGAG GACCCTGCCATTATCATCAAGACTGATCCtcaattcttcctctccttcactcTCATTATTTTGTCAAACGTCGAACCGTCCCTTGAAAACCAGATTGCAGAGATCCTTTGGGAAG CTTCTTCATCGGTCGGCGGCCCTGATATTCCATTAATCGCCATCCGCAACTCTGGCTTCATCAGTCGAGTCCAAATCCAACTTCGGGAGCATACTG TCATTGACAGTCATCCCGATAGTACCCACACTCTTCGCATTGACCAACCTTTTCCTGCACTTGAGCAACACGCTCGCTCTTTGGACCTTCCTCACATGGACTCTATGGAGCATTCTCATATTCCTTGGGTAATTCTCCTTGTCAGGGCTGCTAGTCTGTGGAAAGAATCG CACGGCGGCAAGTTGCCCGAGACCagtgaggagaaggcagagTTCAAGGAAAAGCTGAAAGCAGAAAAGATCAAGGGGGACGAGGAGAATTACGATGAGGCGTTGGCACAAGCTTACAGAGTGTGGATTAAGTCAGAA GTGCCGTGGGAGATTAAATGCCTGTTAGATGATGAGACTGTCAAGAACATCTCCACAAAC TCTAAGAACCTGcacattcttcttcacacACTTAGCCAATACATCATCCCTGCCCCCCATCTTCCGCCTACCTCTCCGTCTCTTCCCGATATGCACTCCAGCACAGCCCATTATGTCGCTCTCCAAAACATGTACAAAGCTCAGTACCAGGCTGACCTCAAGCAATTCAGGTCTCTCTTGAGTGAGGTCTTACAAAATGTCGGCCTGCCAACCGATACTGTACCCGATGAGGAATTGGAGGGGTTCGTCAAGAATGTAGGTGGAGTAGGCATTATCAAGGGGACTCCTCTCAGCGACAGCAAAAACATCAGGCGTCTCTTGTCAACCGAGCTTG AAAACTTCGACGAGGGAATCGACTCCGCTACTTGCCTTTCCATGtatcttgcccttcttgcaTCCGAAATCTTCTTCGAGTCCGAGAAACGATGGCCCGGTGCCAACTCTTTAGACAACTTGGCGGCAGACAACGAAAAGGTTCAACAGATCCTCCTTGATTTGTTCCCAATTTTCAATGAGGGTTTGCCTGAAGTTCTGGAACAGAGCGTTGAAGAAGT TATTCGAGGTGGTTTCGCCACCATTCCCACCACTGCCGCTTTTGTCGGCGGTATCGTGGCCCAAGAAGCCATTAAGCTTGTCACCAACCAGTACACACCTTTGGATAACACTGTGGTGCTCAACTTGATTAAGAGCGAATCATTCAAATTCAAGTTTTAG